The Geobacillus genomosp. 3 genome segment AAGCGGCGGCTTCTGTAGACAGATTATCTGGTGAAAGACTTATTCTCGGTGTCGCAACAGGTGACCGTCCAATCGAGTTTCCAGCTTTTTCTGTGAATCCAGAAGATCGGAGCGAATTATTCCGAGAAGCAATTGGTGTCATGAAAAAAGCATGGAAAGAGCATTTTCCTGTCATTGACTCTTTACGAGTGCATATGACAAATGGAGATCTTTTGCCAAAACCGAAATTGTCAGACATACCAGTAATGGTGACAGGTCACAGTGGACAGTCTCCTGAATGGATTGCTGAACATAGTGATGGCTGGATTTACTATCCACGTGCACTCAAATTTCAAAGAGCATTAATCGAGAATTGGCGTTCGTTAACAGAGGAATTTAAGCCATTTACCCAATCGCTTTATGTTGATTTGGCGGAAGACCCATATCATGTACCAATACCGATTCATCTTGGATTCCGTACGGGCCGCGTTTTCCTTATCGAATTTCTTGAAGCTTTGCGAGATGCAGGTGTGAACCATGTCATCATCAACTTAAAATATGGCCAACGCCCAGTAGAAGAAGTGATCGAAGAATTAGGTGAATTTGTGCTTCCACACTTTCCGGCTTTATCATGATGAGGACAATCCATTTGGTTGATAACCTTTAAAGACGTAAATATAAGAAAGGGAGGATGCGTATGAAAGTTTTGGTCATTGGCGCCAACGGAAAAGTAGGCCAACAAGTGGTGAGCATGCTTCATGCGCATGAGCGGCACACCGTTCGTGCGATGGTTCGAAAACAAGAGCAATTGGCGGCTTTTCAGAAAAAAGGAATTGAAGCGGTGCTCGCTGATCTTGAAGGTACTGTCGATGAAATTGCCGAAGCAGCCAAAGGCTGTGACGCGATCGTATTCTCCGCCGGTTCAGGTGGACACACAGGGGCGGATAAGACATTGCTTGTCGATTTAGACGGTGCCGTAAAAGCGATGGAAGCTGCAGAAAAAGTCGGAATTAAACGATTTGTCATGGTGAGCTCATTCCAGGCCCACAACCGTGAGAACTGGCCAGAAAACCTCAAACCTTATTATGTCGCCAAACATTATGCTGACCGTATGTTAATGAATAGTGGTTTAAATTATACGATTATTCGTCCTGGATATCTTCTTAATGAAAAAGGCACAGGGTTGGTTGCTGTAGCAGAAAACTTAAATGTCGGGAGCATTCCACGTGAAGATGTAGCAAGAACAATCGTTCAATCTCTTGATGAACCAAATACGTATAAAAAAGCATTCGATTTAATGTCGGGGGATACAGAGATTGCTGAAGCATTGAAATCACTGTAATGAAGCATTCATCCGAAGGGAGAATTTAGAAACATGGCTTACAAATTTTATGCAATGGATTTTGCTTTTTATAACTCCATGGGCATTTATAGCTTTGAAGCTCGGTGTGAAATGCTAAAAGAGATCGGGTATGATGCGACCCATTTATCCGTCTGGCACGGAGAACGGTGGAGAGATGTAGAGAAGCTGAAAAACGTTAAGGAGAAATATGGACTGGATGTCGCTGGCGTGTACGTTGTGTTAGACCTTTCATTAGGTGAGGACCATCCAAGAAATACGGGTATTTTAAAAATGCTGGAGATCATGGAAGGATGCTCCACGGTCGAGCTGGCGATTCAATCTGTCGGACATCATATACGCCCTTCAGACCCTAAAGGGGACGACATCGCTGTGAAGTGGCTGGAAAAAGCACTGAAGATTGCGGAACGAAGAAACATTAATATCTTACTTTACACACACTTATCATTCTGGGTTGAACGTCATGAAGATGCAGTAAGACTTTGCAAGCGTCTCAATCATCCTAATCTCGGCATTGTATTTTGCGGCTACCATTGGTACGCAGTCGATGGAACAAACCTATTAGGTACGCTTAGAGCGGTATCCCCTTACTTAAAACAAGTAAACATTTCTGGCAGCCGCCGAGATCCTCACGGTTTTGGGGGAGTGGCGACAATCGAGCCTTTGGACTCCGGGGAGTTAGATAATTTTGCGTTACTTGGGCAGTTAAAAAAGATGGGGTATAATGGAATGATTGGTTACCAAGGTTGGAGTGAAGGAGGCGACGCTTACAGTAAGCTAAGCCGTTCACTCAAAGCGTTCCGTGATATGGAACGTAGACTTGAGGCACACCCGCATTGGGCGGATTTAAGATTAACTCCATAATCATTCCTTCATCCGCTCCTTTGATTGACTCGTTTAAAGGATACAGGTTGGCTAAATAATAATACCTGTCAAATAGATACGTATAAAAGAGTGAACCTTATGCGGCAAGAGTTCGGCATTCCACCGGACTCTTGCCGTATTTTGTTTATATTCGTTTTTCGTTATAGTTGGATAAAGATGAGATAAATAAGGGATACATAACAGATATCAGCTTCATCGAATTGAAGCTCCAATCATGCTTCTAATGATAAATTTTAGGTTCATCACCCAATTTTGTGATTTAGTGGCAAAAAAGAGAAAGCACTGACGAGATCCTGGCAATAATGTTAGCGGTGAAATAAACATTAGGGAGGTCTCGTAAGTGCTTTCTATATCACTAGGATTGCCAGAATTTAAAGTGATTAAACAAGAACTTCTTTCCTATGGTTATGCGATTCATGTAGAGAAAACAGAGACACAGGAACGTTGCCCTCATTGTGGGTTTGCCACTTCCTCTGTCCACGACAGACGGACAAGAAAAGTACGGGATTTGGCGATTTTCCATCAACCGGTGTACTTGTTCGTAAAGGTAAAGCGCTATCGGTGCTGGAATTGTTCCCAAGTGTTTTCCGCCTCTTTGGAATCGATTCCACCCAATCAACACTACACCAATCGATTTTGTGAGTACTTGCATGAACTTTGCGAAGGCTCCACCATTCAAGAGGTTAGCCGAAAGCACCGCATCCCATATACGACATTGGAACGCATTTATTACTCCATCGCATCGAAAAAAGCAAAAGAGCGCCAAACAGCAACGGAGGCATCTTTTCAGGAAGGGATGGTGCTTAGCTTAGATGAAATCGCGGTAAAAAAGGGACATCAGTATGAAACCGTATTTATGCAGTCATTTTCACTTCAGAACGTACTGAAGGTGATAACGGTTACGGTCAAATGGCAGAAAAAATGGTAGAGTTAACTTCCCAGCAACCAGGTTTTCTGGGGGCAGAAAGTGTTCGGGATGAATCTGGACTAGGAATTACTGTTTCTTATTGGAATTCATTGTTTTAACGCAGGAGACCCCCACTTCAACGAATGAAATGAGCAAGTGGGGGAGGAATGCGCCTTCCTCCCTCTAGAAATGTTGATATATCAAGGCTTTTCGGCCTCTCAGGGGTGCCGAAAAAATATTTTTCGACAAAATCCCTTACATCCTTTTTCAGTTTTGTGGATATCTTACAGACCTAGGGTGCGCTTCGCGGCCACGCCTGGATCCATTTTCCTGACGTGGGAGGAAGTGTATTCGATGCACCCTTGGATCTCCGCATCGCTGATGAGGACGAACCCTCCCATGTCTCCGGGCGTCTTTGCGCCAACATTCCCTCGTTCGGTCTCGTCATCAGGCGGAGGCCGGCCAAGCTCCTTTCGGGACTCGAGGTCGAATGGATGAGATCACGCCAGCTTCTCCGGTGTCATCCTGTTGTCCAACACTTCTTCCGTTCGTGGGGGGAGGCCTTAGGCCGCCCGGTGTGGAACATGGGACAAGACGTCCTGCCTCATTCGCTCCGCGTCAAACGCTTGTTTCTTCGTGCAAATCGCAAACAGCACATTCAACAGCTTTCGGCATAACGCGACGATGGACTGCTTTCCGGTCAGCGGGTTGACGGGCCGGGTCGTATAGTACTCATGCAGCTCGCGAAACGCCTCATTGTGCCGGATCAGCGGAATCACCGCCCGAAACAGCACCGATCGCAGCCGTTTCCGTCCCCGCTTCGAGATGTGCTTTTGCCCTTTGCGCTGGCCGGAGGAGTTCTCCTTGAGCGTCAGGCCCGCCAATTTCACCAATTGACGCGGGTCCCGATCGTGGGCAAAACTGCCGATCTCCGCCAGCAGATCGATGATCGTGGCATCTCCCAACCCGTCGACCGTTTTCAGCCATTGATACTCCATCGTTGTTTGAACCAATGCCTTCAACTCGGCGTCCAACGCTGCGATTTCGGCCTCGAACTGGCGGTATTGGCGGACGAGCGCGGCGATCTCAAACCGGGCCATCGTCGTCCCTTCCGTCACCCCAATCGAGCCCTTCGCGGCGTCGATCAACGCCTGAATTTTCGCTTTCTGCGGGCATTTCAGCCCTTCGCTTTGCCGGTACGCCTCCAGAAGCTCCTCGGCGGTCCGACCCGCCATATCGGCCGGAAGCGGCGTCCACTCCAGCACCGCCAGCGCTGTTTTCCCCAAGTCGCGAAACACGGTCCAAAACTCTGGAAAATACCGATCCGTCCAACGGATGATCGCGTTTTTCACCGCCGCCGGTTCCTTGCGGAGCTTCTCTTTGAGCGTGCTCCCGACGCGCAAATCCGCTTCGATCTCGTGCAGCAGCCGGGGGACGAGGAATCGCCCGTCTTTCGCCAGCCTGGCGATGACCAGGGCGTCTTTGGCGTCGTGTTTCGTCGGCAGGTTGTCATCGAGTTCTTTCGACCGGCACACATGCGCCGGGTTGACCATGACCAGCGGGATCCCGTTTTCCTCGAGGAAGTAGGCCAGGTTCAACCAGTAGTGCCCGGTCGGCTCCACGGCGACGATCACCTGTGCCTTCCCGAACGCTTTCCTCCCCTCCTGGATCGCTTCATACAGCTGTTGAAACCCCTCTTTCGACTGGAAGATCGGGAACGACTTGCGAAGCACGCGCCCCCGGTCATCCACGAAGCAGGCGTAGTGGGTTCGTTTCGCGATATCGATGCCCACGACCAATGTGTGTTCCGTGACTTGATTGATTTTCTGATTTTGTGTACAATTCATCTGAAGTCCTCCTTGGCATGATGGTAGATGGTTTGACACCCCTGCATCATACCAAGAGGGCTTTTTTTGATCAAGTCCCCGGAAAAGCTCCTAACGGGAATGCTCCTTTCTTTTGAGTAAAGCATATCACTAAATTATACCCGTGGTGCTAGTTGAGCGCTAAAGCTCAACTAGCACCACGGGTATATATATATTGTCAATATAAAATTTTCAAAAATCAGGAGTGTTGATTGTCCAAAATTATACATACGCCTTCCATAAATTTGGGCATACTCAAACAAAGCAGCGGCCATCCCGGATTTCCAATCGAGAGGAAGCTGCCCAGAGAAAAAACGGCGAACGAACGAAATGAAGGAAAGAGAGACGTTCGTCTGTTTTTTGGTTTGATCATACAGCCATCGCAGCAACACATACGCGATGAACGCCGCAAACAGTTGGTTGTATACCGCATTTTCCGTCGTGCCAAACAAGGTCGGGACATTCAGATATTGCTTCACCCAACGGAAAAAGACCTCAACAGTCCAACGTTGTTGGTACATGTCGGCAATGGTTTCCTCAGATGCATGGAAGAGGTTCGTCACGACCCGAATGTCGCGGCCATTCGCATCTCGAAAGATCACCACCCGGTGACGCTTGGTCGAGCGGCATTGTTTCGTCCCCAACTGGCACGTGAAGTCGGCTTGAACCGATGAGGATGTGCTGGAAAGGCGTTTCAAGCTTTTTTTCTGATGAAGTTCGATGTTGTCCTTCATCCGAATGACAAAGAGCTGATGCTGCTCCACAAATCGATCGAGGCGTTCGATTTTGAAATACGCCCGGTCTTCCACCAGCACTTGTTGAGCGTTCGTCAACTGTTCTCCCACCGGGCCATCATGACGCAGTCCGATGGGTTTCCACCACGTCTGCCGGCAACGAGGATTCCGGCGAATACGCGACGTGCAGCTTCACTCCGGCGCGTTCGCCGTGATACGGCGCCCATGGCAGGCGGTTTTTCCCGACCGTGACGGTCGTCGAATCCACCACCCGAAGCGGTTTGGGAAACCGAAGCGAACGGCGGGTTTGGCGGTTGCACTTGGACATGATCAACGCCAACAAGCGTTTCATGATGTCATAGGGAACTTCTTTCGCTTTCTTGGATACAGTTGAATAATGGAATCGCGGCAATCCATACAGAGGCCCCACATCGGCTCCGTGGCGAAAGCTTTTCCATTGATGCATGGCGGCCAGCAGGAAGAAGTGAATCAACTCGCGCAACGTAAAGGTTCGAGACGAATCACGATACCCAACCGCTTCGGCAATCAGTTGAATCTCTTCATCCGAAACAAGTTTTTGCATCAAATTCGGGAGTGTGGTATGCTTGTTCATAGAGAGCACCTCCTGGGTTTGTTTGTGTCGCTACTCACATTCTACAGGAAAGGTGCTCTTTTTTCTATACCCTTTGGATTTTATTGGATAATCAACACGCCTGATTGGATTTATTAAATTTACTTGGATCAACCCCTAGTATCTTCATATAATTTTCCGGTTCAGGAAATTCATGGTTAACCCAGATTAATCCCTCTTCTGAATTGTTGCCGCCTTTCAAACTATCGATTGGGAAGTAAACAGTAAGATCGGCTGAATCACCAAATTTTTCGCCTTTTGAGTTAATTACATCTCCGTATGAAGCAATAATGTTGTATCTATACCCTTTAGGTAGAACTAGATCATTTTCCCATGTACGACTAATAGGTTTGAAAGGTGCTGTAAGTCGCTTACCTTTCCCTTTCGTTTGACCATTCATTAAATGGTCTGCTGTCATGGCACTCGCTTTATTTGTTAACGCTTCAATTCCGGATGATGCTGCAACTAACGCCGCGGTACTACTTCCTACATATTTTAAGAATAAACGGCGGTCCATAAATTTATTAGCCCCTTTCAAAATTTTTAATGAATTGACAACTTGATTATATTAATCAAGAAAGAAAATGTTAATTAATCTAATGTAAATAATTGTTAAATAATTGAAAAGATTTTAAATATTTGTAGATTATGTTAATGAAACGATTCAGCGTTCAGAAAATGAGTGTAGCGATCACTTTCAAATTACAGATGATTCACCATTAAAAAAGGGTGATTCGTTTTGGGTTGAAAAGGGAAAATGAATATTTAGAAGACATAAGAGAGGTTGACAAAACGTACAAAATCAGCCCTATGGAGTTAACCGAGACTGGATAAAATGAATTACGAGTGAAGTGCTAGATAAAGAACATGAAGAAATTGCTGATAAAAAATATTAGAAATAAAATTCGATTAGTAGCTCTAACCAGCGGCACCTTTCAATAAAAAAATGCAACATCCTGCTTAAATGAATTTATCACAAGAGGAATTCCCTACATCACAAATTTATGAACTATAATTGAGATATAACGAGGCTGGCCCAAAAGTAAAGTGTCAGACCCCGCAACAAAATAGATGGGATACGCGTGAGCTCAGACACTTATGGGTCAGCCTCGTCTATTTTCCCCCGTGGTAGCGAACTATAGGACTGAAAAAGAAGTTATCTTCCTAAATTGGATACAACTGCAGGATTTGTATATCTAAAATTTTCCACTTAAAGAGAACATGTAAGAAAACGTTATTTAGATAACCGCTTCATGAGAGCCGCTTTTTCCGCTTCAAATCCCGGCTTGCCAAGCAAGGCAAACATATTTTTCTTGTAAGCTTCCACTCCCGGCTGATCAAACGGGTTCACGCCTAGTAAATGTCCGCTGATGCCGCAAGCCTTTTCGAAAAAGTATACCATTTCACCAAATGTATATTCATCCATTTCATCCAGTTCAACAATTAAGTTCGGTACTCCACCGTCTACATGGGCTAACAGCGTACCTTGGAAAGCTTTTTTGTTCACTTCATCCAATGTCTTGCCGGCCAGGAAGTTCAATCCATCGATATTTTCTGGATCTTCTTGGATCGTTAGCTCGATTTGCGGTTTTTTGACCTGCAGCACCGTTTCGATCAGATTACGGCGGCCTTCTTGAACATATTGCCCCATCGAATGCAAATCAGTTGTAAAGTCAACAGATGCAGGAAAGAGTCCTTTCTGATCTTTCCCTTCACTTTCGCCAAACAGCTGTTTCCACCACTCAGATACATAATGAAGGGATGGCTCATAGTTCACCAATAATTCGATCGCTTTTCCTTTACGATAGAGAATATTTCGCACAGCGGCATACTGATAACTCTCATTGGTTAAAAGATCAGGATTATTATATTTATGATATGCTGATGCTGCCCCTTCCATCATTCGGTCAATATTCAGTCCGGCTACGGCAATTGGCAACAGGCCGACTGCTGTCAGCACAGAATATCTCCCGCCTATGTCATCTGGAATAACGAAAGTTTCATATCCTTCTTGATCGGTGAGCTTTTTTAATGCTCCTTTTTCTCGATCGGTAGTCACATAAATCCGTTTTCTTGCTTCCTCTTTTCCATATTTTTTCTCCATGTAGTCGCGGAAAATACGGAAAGCAATGGCAGGCTCGGTCGTTGTTCCCGATTTGGAAATGACGTTGATAGAGAGATCTTTGCCTTCTAATACATCTAATAAATGAGAGATATAAGTGGAACTGATATTCTGACCGGCGAAATAAATTTGCGTCGTATCATTCATTTGGTTATGAAAAGTATGGGACAACGCTTCAATAGCTGCCCTTGCACCTAAATAAGACCCGCCGATGCCGATAACAACAAGAGCATCTGAATGATTTCGGATTCTTTCGGCAGCTTGTTTGATTCGACCAAATTCGTCTTTATCATAGCGGACCGGCCAATCCACCCAACCAAGAAAATCGGATCCCGGGCCTTTCTTTTCATGAAGCATATGATGAGCGACTTTGACAAATTCACTTAAATGCTCGAGCTCGCTCTCTTTCATAAATGGTAATGCATTGGAATAATCAAAAGAGACAGTCATATACCTTCTCCTTTCTTTGCAAAATTCACCATCGTTCTTCTGTGTAATTTATTATTTTCGATCTTGCATCTGAAAGTTTTTCGGTTAAGAACGTTTTATGGAGATGCTTCAAATACTTAAATTTATTTCTTCTCATTTTTTTCTACAGCATGTCCGCCGAATTCGTTGCGTAAAGCTGCTACTACTTTACCTGTAAATGTATCTGTTTCTAATGAACGATAACGCATCAATAAGGACATAGCGATGACAGGAGTGGCTGTTTGTAAATCTAAAGCTGTTTCGACTGTCCATTTTCCTTCACCGGAAGAATGCATAATTCCTTTGATTTCCTCTAATTTTGCATCTTTAGAAAAGGCGCGTTCTGTTAATTCCATAAGCCATGAACGAATAACCGAGCCGTTATTCCATACTCTTGCTACTTTTTCATAGTCATAATCGAATTCGCTTTTCTCTAATATTTCAAATCCTTCACCAATGGCAGCCATCATCCCGTATTCAATCCCATTGTGAACCATTTTTAAAAAGTGGCCGCTGCCTGCTTTTCCTGCATATAAATACCCATTTTCTACAGCCGTATCCCGGAAAAGAGGCTCGACAATGCTCCAAGCTTCAGGATCTCCTCCAACCATGTAGCATGCTCCGTTCCGAGCACCTTCCACCCCGCCAGAAGTCCCGGCATCCATAAAACGAATCCCAGCTTCTTTTAGCTCATTATAACGATGAATCGATTCCTTATAGTGAGAATTGCCGCCATCAATCACGATGTCTCCTTTGTTTAAAAATGGGGTAATCTCACGAATAACCGAATCAACAACATTGTGCGGAACCATGAGCCAAACAATTCTTGGATTTTCTAATGATAAAACGAGTTCCTCTAAGCTTGATACACCTTTAGCGCCGTATTTTTTTATTTCTTCAACCGCATTTGCATTTACATCGAACGCCACTACTTCATGTTTATGGTCAATGAGATTTTTACCTAAGTTTAATCCCATTTTCCCTAAACCGATTAACCCGACTTTCAT includes the following:
- a CDS encoding IS110 family transposase, which translates into the protein MNCTQNQKINQVTEHTLVVGIDIAKRTHYACFVDDRGRVLRKSFPIFQSKEGFQQLYEAIQEGRKAFGKAQVIVAVEPTGHYWLNLAYFLEENGIPLVMVNPAHVCRSKELDDNLPTKHDAKDALVIARLAKDGRFLVPRLLHEIEADLRVGSTLKEKLRKEPAAVKNAIIRWTDRYFPEFWTVFRDLGKTALAVLEWTPLPADMAGRTAEELLEAYRQSEGLKCPQKAKIQALIDAAKGSIGVTEGTTMARFEIAALVRQYRQFEAEIAALDAELKALVQTTMEYQWLKTVDGLGDATIIDLLAEIGSFAHDRDPRQLVKLAGLTLKENSSGQRKGQKHISKRGRKRLRSVLFRAVIPLIRHNEAFRELHEYYTTRPVNPLTGKQSIVALCRKLLNVLFAICTKKQAFDAERMRQDVLSHVPHRAA
- a CDS encoding glucose-6-phosphate isomerase; translated protein: MTVSFDYSNALPFMKESELEHLSEFVKVAHHMLHEKKGPGSDFLGWVDWPVRYDKDEFGRIKQAAERIRNHSDALVVIGIGGSYLGARAAIEALSHTFHNQMNDTTQIYFAGQNISSTYISHLLDVLEGKDLSINVISKSGTTTEPAIAFRIFRDYMEKKYGKEEARKRIYVTTDREKGALKKLTDQEGYETFVIPDDIGGRYSVLTAVGLLPIAVAGLNIDRMMEGAASAYHKYNNPDLLTNESYQYAAVRNILYRKGKAIELLVNYEPSLHYVSEWWKQLFGESEGKDQKGLFPASVDFTTDLHSMGQYVQEGRRNLIETVLQVKKPQIELTIQEDPENIDGLNFLAGKTLDEVNKKAFQGTLLAHVDGGVPNLIVELDEMDEYTFGEMVYFFEKACGISGHLLGVNPFDQPGVEAYKKNMFALLGKPGFEAEKAALMKRLSK
- a CDS encoding LLM class oxidoreductase codes for the protein MEKFKNHKGYSRMYQENKLTLGLFFPIESYMGDVPEMNIEKQMKLAKRAEELNFASLFVRDVPLRDPNFGDVGQIYDPFTYLGYVAANTEKIALGTGSIILTLRHPLHVAKAAASVDRLSGERLILGVATGDRPIEFPAFSVNPEDRSELFREAIGVMKKAWKEHFPVIDSLRVHMTNGDLLPKPKLSDIPVMVTGHSGQSPEWIAEHSDGWIYYPRALKFQRALIENWRSLTEEFKPFTQSLYVDLAEDPYHVPIPIHLGFRTGRVFLIEFLEALRDAGVNHVIINLKYGQRPVEEVIEELGEFVLPHFPALS
- a CDS encoding SDR family oxidoreductase, producing MKVLVIGANGKVGQQVVSMLHAHERHTVRAMVRKQEQLAAFQKKGIEAVLADLEGTVDEIAEAAKGCDAIVFSAGSGGHTGADKTLLVDLDGAVKAMEAAEKVGIKRFVMVSSFQAHNRENWPENLKPYYVAKHYADRMLMNSGLNYTIIRPGYLLNEKGTGLVAVAENLNVGSIPREDVARTIVQSLDEPNTYKKAFDLMSGDTEIAEALKSL
- the gnd gene encoding phosphogluconate dehydrogenase (NAD(+)-dependent, decarboxylating); translation: MKVGLIGLGKMGLNLGKNLIDHKHEVVAFDVNANAVEEIKKYGAKGVSSLEELVLSLENPRIVWLMVPHNVVDSVIREITPFLNKGDIVIDGGNSHYKESIHRYNELKEAGIRFMDAGTSGGVEGARNGACYMVGGDPEAWSIVEPLFRDTAVENGYLYAGKAGSGHFLKMVHNGIEYGMMAAIGEGFEILEKSEFDYDYEKVARVWNNGSVIRSWLMELTERAFSKDAKLEEIKGIMHSSGEGKWTVETALDLQTATPVIAMSLLMRYRSLETDTFTGKVVAALRNEFGGHAVEKNEKK
- a CDS encoding alkaline phosphatase PhoX; its protein translation is MDRRLFLKYVGSSTAALVAASSGIEALTNKASAMTADHLMNGQTKGKGKRLTAPFKPISRTWENDLVLPKGYRYNIIASYGDVINSKGEKFGDSADLTVYFPIDSLKGGNNSEEGLIWVNHEFPEPENYMKILGVDPSKFNKSNQAC
- a CDS encoding sugar phosphate isomerase/epimerase family protein → MAYKFYAMDFAFYNSMGIYSFEARCEMLKEIGYDATHLSVWHGERWRDVEKLKNVKEKYGLDVAGVYVVLDLSLGEDHPRNTGILKMLEIMEGCSTVELAIQSVGHHIRPSDPKGDDIAVKWLEKALKIAERRNINILLYTHLSFWVERHEDAVRLCKRLNHPNLGIVFCGYHWYAVDGTNLLGTLRAVSPYLKQVNISGSRRDPHGFGGVATIEPLDSGELDNFALLGQLKKMGYNGMIGYQGWSEGGDAYSKLSRSLKAFRDMERRLEAHPHWADLRLTP